The Metabacillus litoralis genome contains a region encoding:
- a CDS encoding O-antigen ligase family protein has translation MVFIIYLFLLLSLISFGLYPSELMYKYSLVLFAFVGIYLLIRFIRHQPIYIPLWLLPIPLLYLFTLFFGVESVQGTLDQFLVWSTVIAFGVLVIHLKNPSQQLPLILTALSWTMIIGTYFILIKIISFPHFILPLSKELSGLGERLGGFLQYPNAFASFLAAIILFHLVQAMKESKKHLYFLHSFIVLPAWPLFLLTESRGAWLLFAAVWVMSFYVVSANRHVQYFLLSSFMISGGTLLYMLFTLSGTIKITFLSIISLMFLGIIVWIGDRFKVLEKVPNLKNRHIFPLALIVFIVLTVSDLYWKGLFYRILPDSLQRRLGFDVGTFSERVLYWKDSLEHWEQFTWIGLGGKAWQLFMYRIQSSPYLTSEVHNSFLNIWIEIGIVGLIYVCIILIKVGYRLLRSHAAAFPAFLFLLIHGMLEFTFSYPFFLLFLLCLLVTPKKLELSSLKNKIAISSTFILLVSSALLSYQFLNADSAYKAANSSLTREEAQQWILKAIDKNAWETDYVRFAVENELVIGDKKLRLLEQSLQYEPNHAWLLYQAGKAAEETGDFKKAEDYYELSKENNRYPNRRN, from the coding sequence ATGGTATTTATCATTTATCTTTTTTTATTGTTATCTCTCATAAGCTTCGGGCTTTACCCTAGTGAGTTAATGTACAAATATTCCCTCGTACTGTTTGCTTTCGTAGGGATTTATTTACTCATTCGTTTCATACGTCATCAACCTATTTATATTCCTCTATGGTTATTGCCGATACCTCTTTTATACTTGTTTACTCTGTTCTTTGGTGTTGAATCTGTTCAGGGGACCTTGGATCAATTTCTAGTTTGGAGTACGGTTATTGCTTTTGGCGTGTTAGTTATTCACCTAAAAAACCCCAGTCAGCAACTACCACTAATCCTTACTGCTCTAAGCTGGACAATGATTATAGGAACCTATTTTATTTTAATAAAAATCATTTCGTTTCCACATTTTATTTTACCTTTATCTAAGGAACTTTCCGGACTTGGTGAGCGCCTTGGAGGATTTTTGCAATACCCAAATGCTTTTGCATCCTTTCTTGCTGCCATCATTTTGTTTCATCTTGTCCAAGCTATGAAGGAGTCAAAAAAACATCTTTACTTCCTTCATAGTTTCATTGTCCTGCCGGCATGGCCTTTGTTTTTATTAACAGAGTCTCGAGGGGCATGGCTTCTATTTGCCGCAGTATGGGTGATGTCATTTTATGTTGTATCAGCAAATCGGCATGTACAATATTTTCTTTTATCCTCCTTTATGATTTCAGGTGGAACTCTTCTTTATATGTTATTTACGTTAAGTGGTACGATTAAAATTACATTTTTATCGATAATTTCACTGATGTTCTTAGGTATCATTGTTTGGATTGGAGACAGATTTAAAGTTTTAGAGAAAGTACCTAACCTTAAGAACCGTCATATCTTTCCACTAGCCCTAATAGTCTTTATCGTTTTAACAGTGAGTGACCTTTATTGGAAAGGATTGTTTTACAGAATCTTACCTGACTCCTTACAACGTCGTTTAGGATTTGATGTTGGTACGTTTTCAGAGCGAGTACTGTATTGGAAGGATTCGCTGGAACATTGGGAGCAATTTACCTGGATAGGACTTGGCGGAAAAGCCTGGCAGCTGTTCATGTATCGTATTCAATCTTCTCCGTATTTAACAAGTGAAGTTCATAATAGCTTTTTAAATATATGGATTGAAATTGGGATCGTTGGACTGATCTATGTTTGTATTATTTTAATTAAAGTTGGCTATCGTTTATTGCGTAGTCATGCAGCGGCGTTTCCTGCTTTTCTCTTTTTATTAATACACGGAATGTTGGAGTTTACTTTTTCCTATCCTTTCTTTTTACTTTTTCTGTTGTGTCTTTTAGTCACTCCAAAGAAGTTGGAGCTATCTTCTTTAAAAAACAAAATTGCGATATCAAGCACATTTATCCTTCTTGTTAGTAGTGCCTTGTTATCCTATCAATTTCTGAATGCCGATTCAGCGTATAAAGCAGCAAACAGTTCATTGACTAGAGAAGAAGCACAGCAATGGATTCTAAAGGCTATCGATAAAAACGCATGGGAAACTGATTATGTCCGCTTTGCCGTGGAAAATGAGTTGGTAATCGGAGATAAGAAATTAAGACTACTGGAACAGTCATTACAATATGAACCAAATCATGCTTGGTTGCTTTATCAAGCTGGTAAGGCTGCGGAAGAAACTGGAGATTTTAAGAAAGCAGAGGATTATTATGAGCTTTCTAAAGAGAATAACCGCTATCCTAATAGAAGGAATTGA
- a CDS encoding transglutaminase domain-containing protein — protein MLMLRRTLLLVILFFCFSQVQAYAGSWEVPYKDALNVANQLKQKQAAFDKAINQGNIEVVDSLYDDFSAMIGKTERAIGKVPRSSKREYLLNEFVRPAKISRERVIYEVSQLRLLEQIDANVKKGSFNEAKSLLAKLDRLKKRAVEIKDAGGYASLPVAVNSYLANYENTLRNQIETGSVPSLYSSIYNGISSIKPEINVGSFSKDSAVVFETFNSVLQDHPELFYFSYKGSLFWSDGRFEIKYLYSTSTILSMKSQLEQKANQILAQTITPGMTEYEKVKAIHDYLVLNMAYDYDNYLRGSLPEDSYNVYGALIKGTAVCEGYTEAMIYLLSKLNIETKYVTGTANGGAHAWNKVKIDGAWYNVDATWNDPVPDKKGYVRYDYFLVTDSELAKDHKWDNAGFPKATDGQYMK, from the coding sequence ATGTTGATGCTAAGGAGAACCTTGTTACTAGTTATCCTGTTTTTTTGCTTCTCACAAGTACAGGCTTATGCTGGTTCCTGGGAAGTTCCATATAAAGATGCATTAAACGTAGCTAATCAATTAAAACAGAAGCAAGCAGCATTTGATAAAGCAATCAATCAAGGGAATATCGAGGTAGTTGATTCTTTATATGATGATTTTTCTGCTATGATCGGAAAAACAGAAAGAGCTATAGGAAAGGTTCCGCGCAGTTCAAAGCGGGAGTATTTGTTGAACGAATTTGTAAGACCAGCCAAAATTTCAAGAGAACGTGTCATTTATGAAGTATCACAGCTTCGTTTGCTAGAGCAAATCGATGCAAATGTGAAAAAAGGAAGCTTTAATGAAGCAAAAAGTTTACTAGCAAAGCTTGATCGTTTAAAGAAGAGAGCTGTTGAAATTAAGGATGCAGGTGGATATGCTTCGCTGCCTGTTGCTGTAAATAGCTATCTTGCAAACTATGAAAATACCTTAAGAAATCAAATTGAAACAGGTAGTGTACCGAGCCTTTATTCTTCTATTTATAATGGAATCTCTAGTATAAAACCTGAAATTAATGTTGGAAGTTTTTCAAAGGATTCAGCTGTTGTTTTTGAAACATTTAATTCTGTACTTCAAGATCATCCAGAGCTTTTTTATTTTAGCTATAAAGGGAGTTTGTTCTGGTCTGATGGCAGGTTTGAAATTAAGTATCTTTACTCTACGAGTACGATATTATCGATGAAGAGTCAGTTAGAGCAAAAGGCAAATCAGATTCTGGCTCAAACCATTACTCCTGGTATGACAGAGTACGAAAAGGTGAAAGCCATTCATGATTACCTAGTTTTGAACATGGCATATGATTATGATAATTATCTGCGAGGCTCTCTACCTGAAGACTCTTATAATGTGTATGGAGCACTTATAAAAGGGACAGCTGTTTGTGAGGGTTACACTGAAGCTATGATTTATTTGTTAAGTAAGTTGAATATTGAAACGAAGTATGTAACAGGTACAGCTAACGGTGGGGCTCATGCATGGAATAAAGTGAAGATTGATGGTGCGTGGTATAACGTCGACGCTACTTGGAATGATCCTGTTCCGGATAAGAAAGGGTATGTGCGTTATGATTACTTCCTGGTGACGGATAGTGAATTGGCGAAGGATCATAAGTGGGACAATGCTGGATTTCCGAAGGCGACGGATGGGCAGTATATGAAATAG
- a CDS encoding LCP family protein, whose protein sequence is MNKRQDRHRKKKKKKKFVRGFFFLLVLILGFAGYIFYQYYTGLQAAGEGFDKNAATDFDGAAVDKLGKINVLLLGIDSRGEEKSRTDTIMIAQYDTKEGTAKLVSIMRDTYVEIPDYKNYKVNTAYFLGGPELLRKTIQENFGIDLHYYALVDFKGFQQVVDTLAPEGIEMDVEQSMSKNIGVSLEPGVQMLDGAELLGYARYRADAKGDFGRVERQQKVINALKDELISVNGVTKLPKLIGTVQPYIETNVDGAEVIGILKDFVLNTPEDIETMTIPVEGSYTSKSYSHAGSVLEIDMEENKAALDAFLNGGSSVVTSDSDEEQ, encoded by the coding sequence ATGAATAAAAGACAAGATCGTCATAGAAAGAAAAAAAAGAAAAAGAAATTTGTTAGAGGGTTTTTCTTCCTTCTAGTTCTTATACTTGGTTTTGCTGGTTATATTTTTTATCAATATTACACTGGCCTGCAGGCAGCAGGTGAGGGCTTTGATAAAAATGCTGCTACTGACTTTGACGGAGCAGCAGTCGATAAGTTAGGAAAAATCAATGTTCTGTTACTCGGGATTGATTCTCGAGGGGAAGAAAAGTCGCGTACTGATACAATCATGATTGCTCAATATGATACAAAAGAAGGAACAGCCAAGCTTGTATCGATCATGCGTGATACGTATGTTGAAATACCGGATTACAAAAACTATAAAGTAAACACAGCTTACTTCTTAGGTGGCCCTGAATTATTAAGGAAAACAATTCAAGAAAACTTTGGAATCGATCTTCATTATTATGCACTTGTTGACTTCAAAGGCTTCCAGCAGGTTGTCGATACACTTGCACCAGAAGGAATCGAGATGGACGTTGAACAAAGCATGTCCAAAAACATCGGTGTCAGCTTAGAGCCTGGTGTGCAAATGCTTGATGGAGCAGAGCTGCTTGGTTATGCACGATACCGCGCGGATGCGAAAGGTGACTTTGGACGAGTTGAACGTCAACAGAAAGTAATTAATGCTTTAAAAGACGAATTAATTAGTGTAAATGGTGTTACGAAGCTTCCTAAATTAATTGGAACGGTACAGCCATATATTGAAACAAATGTTGATGGTGCTGAAGTAATTGGGATTTTAAAAGACTTTGTTTTAAACACACCTGAGGACATTGAGACAATGACAATTCCGGTTGAAGGCTCGTATACAAGTAAAAGTTATTCTCACGCAGGTTCTGTATTGGAAATTGATATGGAAGAGAATAAAGCGGCGTTGGATGCGTTTTTGAATGGCGGTTCGTCGGTGGTGACGAGTGATTCGGATGAGGAACAGTAA